The Oscillospiraceae bacterium genome contains a region encoding:
- a CDS encoding transport permease protein has product MKTFKTMLKTELKLSLRGMDMFIFAICVPLAVLVILGILYGGKPACEGAGYTFLEQSFGALSTISICAGGVMGLPLVVSDYRSKGILKRYKVTPVRPAMILFVQVAVYTLYAVLSLVLLYVAAALFFGCRFHGSPAAFLGGYLLVLVSIFSIGIMVGGVAPNQKMAGMIASILYFPMLIFSGATLPYEVMPAALQKLADVLPLTQGIKLLKAAFLGLPARNVLVPLLVMSVIVLLCIFVALKWFKWE; this is encoded by the coding sequence ATGAAAACGTTTAAAACCATGCTGAAAACGGAACTGAAATTGTCGCTGCGGGGCATGGATATGTTCATATTCGCAATTTGTGTTCCCCTTGCTGTGCTGGTGATCCTGGGAATTCTATATGGCGGCAAACCCGCCTGCGAGGGCGCGGGGTATACCTTTTTAGAGCAATCCTTTGGCGCGCTTTCCACAATTTCCATCTGCGCGGGCGGTGTTATGGGGTTACCGCTGGTCGTATCCGATTACCGCAGCAAGGGCATATTGAAGCGTTATAAAGTAACGCCCGTCCGGCCCGCCATGATCCTTTTTGTGCAGGTCGCGGTCTACACGCTCTATGCGGTGCTTTCCCTCGTGCTGCTGTACGTTGCGGCCGCCCTTTTCTTTGGCTGCCGATTCCACGGGTCGCCTGCGGCCTTTCTCGGCGGCTACCTTTTGGTGCTCGTTTCCATCTTCAGCATCGGTATCATGGTAGGGGGCGTGGCCCCCAATCAAAAAATGGCCGGCATGATCGCAAGCATTTTGTATTTTCCCATGCTGATCTTTTCCGGGGCCACGTTGCCCTATGAGGTTATGCCCGCGGCGCTTCAAAAGCTTGCGGATGTTCTTCCGCTCACACAGGGGATAAAGCTGCTGAAAGCTGCCTTTTTGGGGCTGCCGGCCCGCAATGTGCTGGTGCCGCTGCTTGTAATGTCTGTAATTGTCCTTCTGTGTATTTTTGTAGCTCTTAAATGGTTCAAATGGGAGTAA
- a CDS encoding ABC transporter ATP-binding protein yields MQEVIRVERLTKSYGRLLAANNISFSVMPGMVFGLLGANGAGKSTVIECVLGTKRMDGGQVSILGMNPLAHRKKLFEKVGVQFQESNYQDQITVAELCKVTASLYQRPADPNELLKRFGIAGKQKNLVRELSGGQRQRLFIVLALIPDPKVVFLDELTTGLDAKARREVWNILSGLKKKGLTIFLTSHFMDEVEALCDQVCILKKGEIVFYGTVPQAIKGSPCSKFEDAYLWYTSEEEQADENV; encoded by the coding sequence ATGCAGGAAGTAATCAGGGTCGAGCGGCTTACAAAATCCTACGGCAGGCTGCTTGCGGCAAACAACATCAGCTTTTCGGTAATGCCCGGGATGGTTTTCGGGCTGCTAGGAGCCAACGGGGCGGGCAAAAGCACAGTGATCGAGTGTGTTTTGGGAACAAAAAGAATGGATGGCGGGCAGGTTTCCATTTTGGGAATGAACCCGCTTGCCCACCGCAAAAAATTATTCGAAAAAGTGGGCGTCCAGTTTCAGGAATCAAATTACCAGGATCAGATCACCGTGGCCGAGCTTTGCAAAGTCACCGCGTCGCTCTATCAGCGCCCGGCCGATCCCAACGAGCTGTTGAAAAGGTTTGGAATTGCCGGTAAGCAAAAAAATCTCGTCCGGGAGCTGTCCGGCGGGCAAAGGCAGCGGTTGTTCATCGTTCTTGCGCTCATCCCGGATCCAAAGGTTGTTTTTCTGGACGAACTCACAACCGGGCTGGACGCAAAAGCGCGCCGGGAAGTTTGGAACATCCTTTCCGGCCTGAAGAAAAAGGGGCTTACCATTTTTTTGACCTCTCATTTTATGGACGAGGTGGAAGCCCTGTGCGACCAGGTTTGTATTTTAAAAAAAGGGGAAATCGTGTTTTACGGCACGGTTCCCCAGGCAATCAAGGGCAGCCCCTGCAGTAAATTCGAGGACGCCTACCTTTGGTATACAAGCGAGGAGGAGCAGGCCGATGAAAACGTTTAA
- a CDS encoding MerR family transcriptional regulator, producing the protein MNTYKTSEIAAAIGVHPNTVRLYEELGLIPKPQRLSNGYRVFTELHVEQFRLARLAFRVEVLQNGLRKKIVQMVKSAAAGNFGTALLLTQEYIAQIQQERANAEEAIQIVRQILSGTPQKNLHLFKRKEVSEYLGISMDTLRNWEMNGLLAVRRRQNGYRVYTDKDLQRLKVIRSLRCANYSLEAILRLLSQLSQNPDVDIKTALNTPKADETIIAVCDRLLTSLSAAEENAKQMLCMLQRMKAANS; encoded by the coding sequence ATGAACACCTATAAAACTTCTGAAATAGCCGCCGCCATCGGGGTTCACCCCAACACGGTCCGGCTGTATGAGGAATTGGGGCTCATACCAAAGCCGCAGCGCCTGTCCAACGGCTATCGCGTGTTTACAGAGCTTCATGTTGAGCAATTCAGGCTTGCCCGCCTTGCCTTTCGTGTGGAGGTGCTGCAAAATGGCCTGCGCAAAAAAATTGTTCAAATGGTAAAAAGCGCGGCGGCAGGCAATTTCGGCACAGCTCTTTTGCTTACACAGGAGTATATAGCGCAAATTCAGCAAGAGCGCGCCAATGCAGAGGAAGCAATTCAAATTGTGCGGCAAATTCTGTCCGGCACGCCGCAAAAGAACCTGCACCTTTTCAAAAGAAAAGAGGTGTCGGAATATCTCGGCATTTCCATGGACACCCTGCGAAACTGGGAAATGAACGGTTTGCTGGCGGTCAGGCGCAGGCAAAATGGGTATCGTGTGTATACCGACAAAGACCTACAGCGCTTAAAAGTGATCCGTTCCCTGCGGTGCGCAAATTATTCTTTAGAGGCAATTTTGAGGCTGCTCTCCCAGTTGTCACAAAACCCGGATGTGGATATAAAAACGGCGCTCAATACGCCCAAAGCAGACGAAACGATCATTGCGGTATGCGACAGGCTCCTTACCTCTTTGTCCGCAGCCGAAGAAAACGCCAAACAAATGCTTTGTATGCTGCAAAGAATGAAGGCTGCAAATTCCTAA
- a CDS encoding ATPase: MEQQSYKPRIIDQKLEEYLSAFGAVCIEGPKWCGKTWTSSYHSRSGIYIGDPAGNFQNRKLAELFPALVLEGETPRLIDEWQEVPPLWDAVRYRVDQTARKGQFILTGSATPNHKGILHSGAGRIARLRMRPMSLWESGDSSGKVSLEKLCRGELTPAMTGEVDLKKLIELIVRGGWPGSLGLPLQQAALLPMEYLNAVIADDVYRIDGVKRDTRKMRLLLRSLARNESTTVTNKTLMRDVKAVDDEDIDSNTVAAYLDIFKRLFLTDDQPPFSAGIRSSVRVKQAEKRHFADPSLACALLKAAPSGLLGDLQTLGFLFEALCERDLRIYAESFGGNLYHYQDYKNQEIDAVVELPDGQWCAFEIKLGANQIDAAAQNLLEIKKQIAQDPKGKPPAVLCVLCGLANAAYQRSDGVFVAPLTALKE; encoded by the coding sequence AAAACCTGGACCTCCTCGTATCACAGCAGGAGCGGGATCTACATTGGCGACCCCGCCGGCAATTTTCAGAACCGGAAGCTGGCGGAGCTGTTCCCGGCTTTAGTGCTGGAGGGCGAAACGCCCCGCCTCATCGACGAATGGCAGGAGGTGCCGCCCCTTTGGGATGCGGTGCGATACAGAGTCGATCAAACCGCCCGAAAGGGGCAATTTATCCTCACCGGCTCCGCTACCCCAAACCATAAAGGCATCCTCCACAGCGGTGCGGGCCGGATTGCCCGGCTGCGGATGCGCCCCATGTCCCTCTGGGAATCCGGCGATTCCAGTGGAAAGGTGTCCCTGGAAAAGCTGTGCCGCGGCGAGTTGACCCCCGCCATGACCGGCGAGGTAGATTTAAAAAAGCTCATTGAACTGATCGTCCGCGGCGGTTGGCCGGGCAGCTTGGGCCTGCCCTTGCAGCAGGCCGCGCTGCTCCCCATGGAATACCTGAACGCCGTCATCGCCGATGATGTATACCGCATCGACGGCGTAAAGCGCGATACCCGAAAAATGCGCCTGCTGCTGCGTTCCCTGGCCCGCAACGAGAGCACCACCGTCACCAACAAGACCCTCATGCGGGACGTGAAGGCGGTGGATGACGAGGACATCGACAGCAATACCGTGGCGGCTTATCTGGATATTTTCAAGCGGCTTTTTCTCACCGACGACCAGCCGCCCTTTTCCGCCGGCATCCGCTCCTCCGTCCGGGTCAAGCAGGCGGAAAAGCGGCACTTTGCCGACCCGTCCCTGGCCTGTGCCCTGCTGAAGGCCGCACCGTCGGGGCTGTTGGGCGACCTGCAAACCCTTGGTTTCCTGTTCGAGGCCCTGTGCGAGCGGGACCTGCGCATTTACGCCGAATCCTTCGGCGGAAACCTTTATCACTACCAGGACTACAAAAATCAGGAGATCGACGCGGTGGTGGAGCTGCCCGACGGCCAGTGGTGCGCCTTTGAAATCAAGCTGGGGGCCAACCAGATCGACGCGGCGGCGCAGAATCTTCTTGAGATCAAAAAGCAGATCGCGCAGGATCCAAAGGGCAAGCCCCCGGCCGTCCTCTGCGTGCTCTGCGGCCTGGCCAATGCCGCATATCAGCGGTCGGACGGGGTATTCGTCGCGCCGTTAACGGCATTGAAGGAATGA